The Juglans microcarpa x Juglans regia isolate MS1-56 chromosome 2S, Jm3101_v1.0, whole genome shotgun sequence genome has a window encoding:
- the LOC121252261 gene encoding E3 ubiquitin ligase BIG BROTHER-related-like, producing MSQSDELTFPEPDPNTHSHSRTQTLDHLARRGTIFCPVTDHNPFDSQSYDSDWFSDLGSGSGRDVGNFLNDLFEEVGRSNDDDDDDLHAFDVPGSVSDPFSEFEFGNGGELGPDHEEDLQWLGFGVKLDFDTQRSGTDGLCIAGHDSESDRDTEFSSMDSNIRGDRFCLEEQGNGLEVLLPEGFEWEEVEDGVFNQRENLSIMVERVEEFSVASSEEEVEVRNLEWEILLGANMRLERELDGDSDSFLAAFQGESDADTAEFDAVFRRVVEIETGNPPAAKRFVENLPSVELTVEELLMNTVVCAICKDAIVVKEKVRRLPCSHYYHGDCIVPWLSIRNTCPVCRYELPTEDP from the coding sequence ATGTCTCAGTCCGACGAGCTTACCTTCCCAGAACCGGACCCGAACACACATTCCCATTCACGTACCCAAACCCTCGATCACCTCGCCCGCCGCGGCACCATTTTTTGCCCCGTCACCGACCATAATCCCTTCGATTCCCAAAGCTACGACTCGGACTGGTTCTCCGATTTAGGCTCCGGCTCGGGCCGCGATGTGGGCAACTTCCTCAACGACCTCTTTGAGGAAGTGGGTCgctctaatgatgatgatgatgatgatttacACGCTTTCGACGTACCCGGCTCTGTCTCCGATCCGTTTTCCGAGTTTGAATTCGGAAATGGTGGCGAATTAGGCCCGGATCACGAAGAGGATTTACAGTGGCTGGGTTTTGGAGTTAAACTCGATTTCGATACGCAGCGCTCGGGTACCGATGGTCTCTGCATTGCTGGGCACGACTCTGAGTCGGATCGGGATACGGAATTCAGTTCCATGGATTCTAATATTCGTGGGGACAGATTTTGTTTGGAGGAGCAGGGGAATGGGCTTGAGGTTCTCCTTCCAGAGGGTTTCGAATGGGAGGAAGTGGAAGACGGCGTTTTTAACCAGAGAGAAAACTTAAGCATAATGGTCGAGAGGGTCGAAGAATTTTCGGTAGCTTCCTCCGAAGAAGAAGTAGAGGTGCGAAATCTTGAGTGGGAAATTCTATTAGGTGCGAATATGAGGTTAGAGCGTGAACTTGATGGGGATTCGGACTCGTTCCTAGCAGCTTTTCAGGGCGAAAGTGATGCAGATACGGCTGAATTTGATGCCGTTTTCAGGCGAGTTGTGGAGATTGAAACGGGTAATCCTCCGGCGGCGAAAAGGTTTGTGGAGAATCTTCCCTCTGTGGAGTTAACGGTGGAGGAATTACTGATGAACACTGTGGTTTGCGCAATTTGCAAGGATGCGATTGTGGTGAAAGAGAAGGTGAGGCGGCTTCCGTGTTCTCATTACTATCACGGGGACTGCATTGTGCCGTGGTTGAGCATAAGGAACACCTGTCCCGTTTGTCGGTATGAGTTACCCACCGAGGATCCTTAG
- the LOC121252183 gene encoding WPP domain-interacting tail-anchored protein 1-like, translating to MENDAVCETTVSVDDDVDTGYPEAELNMVDLLEGAISNGEVIEELGNAGEVLTRVELELACFSEKLVNLSVLAMHVANRESDFEAFASVEEHILGDSIEKALEFDLLSGILDSEARELDKFTTTLQADVISARVIVSSLKHLGENFMEMEGKVRDVEQSLKQSQGQVSEIRKQSAKFQRIISSPNQDDNRNSGRGADFPEDDDLLNMNAKIQTAGQQRHILRMLEKSLAREIDLEKKLTESRQIEEELKLRLHSSEQEVFYLLEEAADVWERGFQADNTSQVLLEISKELLGRLQIFQFNLNGSLLRESELRSKLEHSTDQLKVKEIDFHMLKTSSADLNDSLLARTNSLKARLKEAEDKLIIANSEAFTLREKVSSLENLLKEPEFRLLNEKVSADGSRDQHNVLSSEINEMEDLIVDLKEKGSEAESRAESTKIKCKMLGETNMDLYEELCFLEGSNGISDKVNSLERRLRESNNQLQHAVVAAKASQEKKIMLYSIIGDMENLIKDLKLKVSKAEIRVNTAEEKCVILSESNARLKEELSFLRGRLESLEAYLHQSKDMKMAIARDIGIRTKVITDLVMQLAIERERLHKQVVTNFTFCGLILQVKIHVTTLSHTKLTQKKP from the exons ATGGAAAATGATGCTGTTTGTGAAACAACTGTATCcgttgatgatgatgttgatacTGGATATCCAGAGGCAGAGTTGAATATGGTTGACTTACTTGAAGGTGCCATTTCCAATGGAGAGGTCATTGAAGAATTAGGAAATGCTGGCGAGGTTCTAACAAGAGTGGAATTGGAGTTAGcatgtttttctgaaaagttgGTAAACTTGAGTGTTCTTGCGATGCATGTGGCGAACAGGGAAAGTGACTTTGAAGCCTTTGCTTCTGTGGAAGAACATATATTGGGTGACTCTATTGAAAAGGCTTTGGAATTTGATCTATTATCGGGAATTTTAGATTCAGAGGCGAGAGAACTGGACAAGTTCACGACTACTCTTCAAGCTGATGTTATCTCTGCGCGTGTGATTGTATCCTCACTCAAACACTTGGGAGAAAACTTCATGGAAATGGAAGGAAAGGTGCGTGATGTGGAACAATCTTTGAAGCAATCACAAGGGCAGGTCTCTGAAATTAGGAAGCAATCTGCCAAGTTCCAGAGGATCATATCCTCTCCTAATCAGGATGACAATA GGAATAGTGGTAGAGGTGCGGACTTTCCAGAGGATGATGACTTGTTGAATATGAATGCAAAGATACAGACTGCTGGACAACAGAGACATATCCTGAGAATGTTGGAAAAATCTTTGGCTAGAGAGATTGATCTTGAGAAGAAGTTGACTGAATCAAGACAAATCGAAGAAGAACTGAAACTGAGGCTACATTCCTCAGAACAAGAAGTATTTTACCTATTGGAAGAAGCAGCAGATGTTTGGGAGAGAGGGTTCCAGGCAGATAATACATCACAGGTCCTTCTGGAAATTTCAAAAGAACTATTGGGTCGGCTCCAGATTTTTCAGTTCAATTTGAATGGTTCATTACTTCGAGAATCTGAGCTAAGATCAAAGCTTGAACACTCCACTGACCAGttgaaagtgaaagaaattgATTTCCACATGCTCAAGACCAGTAGTGCAGACCTCAATGACTCTCTCTTGGCGCGTACAAATAGCTTAAAGGCCAGATTGAAGGAAGCtgaagataaattaattatagcCAATTCTGAGGCCTTCACTTTGAGGGAGAAGGTGAGTTCACTTGAGAATCTGCTTAAAGAACCTGAGTTTCGGCTGCTGAATGAAAAGGTCTCTGCTGATGGAAGTCGGGATCAGCATAACGTTTTATCATCTGAAATCAATGAAATGGAAGATCTTATTGTGGATCTGAAAGAAAAAGGTTCTGAAGCAGAAAGTAGGGCCGAAAGTACCAAAATCAAGTGTAAAATGTTAGGGGAGACTAATATGGATCTCTATGAAGAGCTGTGTTTTCTTGAAGGCAGTAATGGTATCTCTGACAAGGTTAATTCACTCGAGAGGCGGTTAAGGGAATCCAATAATCAGCTACAGCATGCAGTGGTAGCTGCCAAAGCAAGTCAGGAGAAGAAAATCATGTTGTATTCTATAATTGGAGACATGGAGAATTTGATAAAGGACCTGAAGTTGAAGGTTTCAAAAGCTGAAATTCGGGTCAATACTGCAGAGGAGAAGTGTGTCATATTATCTGAATCTAATGCACGGCTAAAAGAGGAACTGAGCTTTCTGAGAGGCAGACTGGAAAGCTTGGAGGCATATTTGCATCAATCCAAGGATATGAAAATGGCAATTGCAAGGGACATAGGTATCCGGACCAAAGTTATTACAGATTTGGTCATGCAACTGGCAATTGAAAGAGAGCGCCTTCATAAGCAGGTAGTGACCAATTTTACATTCTGTGGTTTGATTCTTCAGGTTAAAATACATGTCACAACATTATCCCACACCAAACTAACGCAAAAAAAGCCTTGA